Proteins encoded in a region of the Oscarella lobularis chromosome 5, ooOscLobu1.1, whole genome shotgun sequence genome:
- the LOC136187613 gene encoding X-box-binding protein 1-like, translating to MSELRFVTISSPSPTEVSAPPRKRRARLTHLSDAEKIERRKVKNREAAQHARDRKRQKMDDLEDIVRVLQEQNNELKKENARLRRTLDENAAINRDLKESWPTRNPATPPQSPPSDEIAALLTPLSDPNVDAELLELSPPLQTEIKTESQSDESAVLQNVSPQQKSTRFRFSPATVATYLQSLIATSVILSTSSCLVSKATTATTTTVAKEQGVGVAPSLEKVNSFKEKLSPMMLEDLLPAG from the exons ATGTCGGAGTTGCGGTTTGTTAccatctcgtcgccgtctccgacCGAAGTATCGGCACCGCCGCGAAAGAGACGAGCGCGACTAACGCACCTATCAGACGCGGAGAAAATAGAGCGACG AAAGGTGAAAAATCGCGAAGCCGCTCAACACGCGAGAGATCGCAAAAGGCAGAAAATGGACGATCTGGAAGATATCGTCCGCGTCCTACAAGAACAA AACAACGAactgaaaaaggaaaacgcTCGCCTTAGGCGAACgctcgacgaaaacgcggcAATAAATCGCGACCTAAAGGAAAGTTGGCCGACGCGCAATcccgcgacgccgccgcaaAGTCCGCCgtccgacgaaatcgccgctctCCTCACCCCGCTCAGCGAtccgaacgtcgacgccgaattaCTCGAACTGTCGCCGCCCCTTCAGactgaaatcaaaaccgaGTCGCAATCTGACGAGTCTGCAGTACTCCAGAACGTTTCTCCGCAGCAGAAATCGACTCGGTTTCGATTCAGTCCGGCGACGGTGGCGACTTATCTGCAATCGCTGATAGCAACGAG TGTGATCTTGTCGACTTCCTCCTGCTTGGTTtccaaggcgacgacggcgacgacgacaaccgTCGCGAAGGAACAGggagtgggcgtggctccATCTTTGGAAAAGGTGAACTCGTTCAAGGAGAAATTGAGTCCGATGATGTTGGAGGACTTGCTGCCGGCTGGGTGA
- the LOC136187611 gene encoding N-lysine methyltransferase KMT5A-like — translation MFNTGPSCYTGATRKEFQTRRFFLSNTADIFVNAMADNKSKTPPTRRRTRQKPKKTSEKKVNEKQKRQSTLPEFFPATRSRSRIEDSKTKQRQANEERLKSQCEDGLEERVVSEEKGKGVFATKSFKAGDLVCEYSGDLIEKNEAEKREENYSRDSKYGCYMYYFKFKGKTMCVDATKDNGRKGRLLNHSRSKPNVYTKLMELDNKPHLVLLSKRSIEKGEELLYDYGDRAKRAIETFPWLAH, via the exons ATGTTCAATACGGGTCCCTCCTGCTATACGGGAGCGACGCGCAAAGAATTTCAAACGAGAAGATTTTTCCTTAGCAATACTGCAGACATATTTGTCAATGCGATGGCCGATAACAAGTCAAAAACACCGCCCACCCGACGCAGAACTCGACAAAAGCCCAAGAAAAC ATCCGAAAAGAAAGTAAACGAGAAACAAAAGCGACAGTCGACATTGCCCGAATTTTTCCCTGCGACGAGAAGTAGAAGTCGTATCGAAGATTCCAAGACAAAACAGCGACAAGCGAACGAAGAACGCTTGAAATCTCAGTGCGAAGACGGCCTAGAG GAGAGAGTCgtttctgaagaaaaaggcaaaggcgtGTTTGCTACAAAGTCATTCAAGGCTGGTGACTTAGTATGCGAGTATTCAGGGGACCTTATCGAAAAGAATGAGGCTGAAAAGAGAGAGGAAAACTATTCCCGTGATTCTAAGTATGGCTGCTATATGTATtatttcaaattcaaagGGAAAACTATGTG TGTTGATGCAACCAAGGATAATGGTCGCAAGGGACGACTATTGAATCACAGTCGATCTAAGCCAAACGTTTATACAAAACTGATGGAACTTGACAACAAGCCACACCTAGTTTTACTATCAAAAAGAAGCATagagaaaggcgaagaatTATTGTATGATTACGGTGATCGAGCTAAAAGGGCAATAGAAACGTTTCCATGGCTAGCTCATTAg